TGGAGTGCATCTTCAGTCCCCATACATCGCTCGCAAGATTCGTTGTCCAAATAAAGGAAATCGACAGTAACTGTCCGGCGTGTATACCCTTCGGCAGGTGGTTGAATAACCGATACCGTTCTGGCGTCTGTGGGATTGTCCATCGCAGTTCATCATTCGGCTTGGTGGCCTCTATATTGTTCAGTAATCAGGTATAAACGTGGTTTTCGTAGTGAAACCGCCTGAACTGAGGGGGAGAGACCGAACCTATATTTTGCTATAGCGGCTGGTACCACAGTAATGACCGGAAGTGAGCAGTGGCAGGCAACATGGCACGGGTTACAGGACATCCTCGGGCCGAAGTGGACGCTACATATCCTTCGGCTCTTGTCAGAAGAGCCCCAAGGGTTCAACGCTATCCAGCGCGAGCTCGACGGTTTGACCGCACCGATACTCTCTCAACGGCTCAAAGAGCTTCGGTGTCATGGCCTCGTCGAGCGAATGGTCGCAGAAACGACCCCTCCAACCACGACATACTCACTGACTGAGCAGGGAACTGAAATCACCATTCAGTTGCGAGAGTTGGAACCGCTCGTTGAGTTACACGATTATGAAGACGGCCCGGAAGCCGATTGCTGTTT
This DNA window, taken from Haloarcula ordinaria, encodes the following:
- a CDS encoding winged helix-turn-helix transcriptional regulator — encoded protein: MTGSEQWQATWHGLQDILGPKWTLHILRLLSEEPQGFNAIQRELDGLTAPILSQRLKELRCHGLVERMVAETTPPTTTYSLTEQGTEITIQLRELEPLVELHDYEDGPEADCCLPTSLECRDEALTSGCVTTIDQC